GTCGTGCGATCGAGCGCGACGGCCTGATCACGCTCGGCGACGTCGGCTACGTCGACGCCGACGGCTATCTGTTCGTGTGCGACCGCTCGGCGGACATGATCCTGTCCGGCGGCGTGAACATCTATCCGGCCGAGATCGAGCACGCGCTCCTGCAGCTCCCCGGCGTGCACGACTGCGCCGTCGTCGGCCTCCCCGATCCCGAATACGGCGAACGATTGCACGCCGTGGTCCAGCCGGAACCGGGCGCGGTGCTCGATTACGCCGCGATGCAGTTCGCGCTTCGCGAAGTGCTTGCCGGATTCAAGGTCCCGCGCACCTTCTCCACCACCGGAGCGCTCCCGCGCGACGACAACGGCAAGGTCGCGCGCGCCCGCGTCCGCGCCGATCTGCTCGCAGCGCTAGGCGCCGCTACGGCTTGCCGTAGTTCGTCGTGAGGTAGTCGACGATCGCCGGGATTTGATCGTCGGCGATCGGCGCGCCGTAAACGTTTTTCATCTTGACGACCTCGGCGTTCCACTGCGCCTTGGTGAGGACCGGCTGCGTCGAGACGTAGGCCGACGAATGACACGTCAAGCAGTTCGCCTGCACGGCGCCAACGCCGGGCCCCGGCTTGAACGCCATCCCCGCATCGCCGGGGAGCGAAATCGTCGCCTTCCCCTTCGGCGGCGCGGTCGAGCCCGCGGCGATCGCGCTCGCGCTCAGCGCCGCGGTGCAAGCCAACACGATCAGCGTGCGCTTCATCATCCCACGGTCACCTTGTACGTCTCGACCGCATTGCGCAGATAGCCGCTGGGGTTCCAGCCCG
The nucleotide sequence above comes from Candidatus Eremiobacterota bacterium. Encoded proteins:
- a CDS encoding cytochrome c, which produces MMKRTLIVLACTAALSASAIAAGSTAPPKGKATISLPGDAGMAFKPGPGVGAVQANCLTCHSSAYVSTQPVLTKAQWNAEVVKMKNVYGAPIADDQIPAIVDYLTTNYGKP